One window of the Daphnia pulex isolate KAP4 chromosome 8, ASM2113471v1 genome contains the following:
- the LOC124200949 gene encoding ankycorbin-like isoform X2, with translation MDHNQILLDAVIEFPSQLLGDNSNGQQQEESLLLPSANQLPISNQNMVEMGKKLLEAASENNLESVKSLMTGGAPFTGNWLGTTPLHAAAKAGHIETVELLLKAGIFRDAKTKVDRTALQMAAEEGYTAIVQMLLEHGADINGKDMLRMTALHWAVERGHRDVVTVLLSYGAEVVSFNKFEKTAMDIACDNGFEDIALQLEAAIFQKNNSKPHIPVGNGRTEAANHNTSIPEINSVKSPTWKTSPEEDALEKLTASTRNSESTSHEALKLLESHGISFLPVDNSTLLTSALESGQSISLTAGKMALNHLKKDSHPIPRPAQAAPLAKKLKLSSVSTPGHPRVVTITAEQFLAIANRLQNRGSGKPVIISLPKNVALSNQTKIANNKPAVTSSSVAPSKPPASELDSSLPEFVLNQQMSDPLTIEAQTVIKPPQPPLSMPILTEDEPCSDPTSFEVKSTNDQYHDPDPLTVSSEFDLVTSQEVSTPSLDMSSPSSVIETNTTSAINIADCCTPAENSASDERKNHFFKSGQLKGSARTTPMTILCERKRRKSVTLEEVEEEFPSEAVMVASIHSKSIHSQVQQPHQHQPTLNNAAPPLDADDDMFINDESESCHGNNNPPVWLSIMEEENSRFSAGAADNDDDLLDPSRLAAQLASIRQAASQYSFSS, from the exons ATGGAtcataatcaaattttattggaTGCTGTG ATAGAATTTCCTTCACAACTTCTTGGGGATAACAGTAATGGCCAACAACAGGAAGAATCCCTCCTTTTACCCTCAGCAAATCAACTGcccatttcaaatcaaaatatggTTGAAATGGGGAAGAAGCTTTTGGAAGCAGCATCAGAAAACAATCTAGAATCAGTCAAATCGCTGATGACGGGTGGAGCACCCTTTACAGGAAACTGG CTTGGTACAACCCCCTTGCAtgcagcagcaaaagcaggACATATTGAAACTGTAGAGTTACTGCTGAAAGCTGGCATATTCAGGGATGCAAAAACCAAAGTTGACCGTACTGCCTTGCAGATGGCAGCCGAAGAAGGTTACACTGCTATTGTTCAAATGCTCCTAGAACATGGTGCAGACATCAATGGTAAAGATATGTTGAGGATGACAGCTCTTCACTGGGCTGTTGAACGCGGTCATCGAGATGTTGTAACCGTTCTTCTTTCATATGGAGCTGAAGTCGTgagttttaataaatttgaaaaaaccgcCATGGACATAGCCTGTGATAATGGCTTTGAAGATATTGCATTGCAACTTGAG gctgcaatatttcaaaagaataatagTAAACCCCATATTCCTGTTGGCAATGGAAGAACGGAAGCCGCTAACCATAATACTAGTATCCCCGAAATTAACTCAGTAAAAAGTCCTACTTGGAAAACTTCTCCCGAAGAAGACGCCTTAGAAAAATTGACTGCCAGCACGCGTAATT CCGAATCAACGTCACACGAAGCTTTGAAACTGCTGGAATCCCACGGCATTTCCTTTTTGCCAGTAGATAATTCTACGTTATTGACTTCAGCCCTTGAAAGCGGACAAAGTATTAGCTTGACCG CTGGGAAAATGgctttaaatcatttaaaaaaagatagcCATCCAATCCCCCGCCCTGCTCAAGCGGCACCGTTGGCAAAGAAACTGAAGCTTTCATCCGTCTCCACTCCTGGCCATCCAAGAGTGGTCACTATAACGGCTGAACAGTTTTTGGCCATTGCCAACCGATTACAAAACAGAGGTTCCGGCAAACCTGTGATTATTTCGCTTCCCAAAAATGTGGCCCTTTCGAACCAAACAAAGATTGCCAACAATAAGCCCGCAGTGACGTCGTCTTCTGTTGCTCCTAGTAAACCACCAGCCTCAGAATTAGATTCATCTTTGCCCGAGTTTGTTCTCAATCAGCAGATGTCTGATCCATTGACGATCGAGGCCCAAACTGTCATTAAACCTCCTCAGCCTCCGTTGAGTATGCCTATACTGACCGAGGATGAACCTTGTTCAGATCCAACCTCATTCGAAGTCAAGAGCACAAATGATCAATATCACGACCCGGATCCTTTGACGGTATCATCCGAGTTTGATTTGGTCACATCTCAAGAAGTCTCTACACCGTCCTTGGACATGTCATCGCCTTCGTCAGTGATTGAAACCAACACCACATCTGCCATTAATATCGCCGATTGTTGTACTCCAGCAGAAAACTCGGCGTCGgacgaaagaaagaatcattttttcaaatccggTCAACTGAAAGGATCGGCTAGGACGACGCCCATGACAATCTTGTGcgaaagaaagaggagaaaatcgGTCACGCTGgaagaagtggaagaagaatttcCAAGTGAAGCGGTGATGGTGGCATCCATTCATTCCAAGTCAATCCATTCGCAAGTCCAGCAGCCACATCAGCATCAGCCGACTTTGAATAATGCTGCACCACCGCTGGATGCTGATGACGACATGTTCATCAATGACGAATCTGAATCTTGTCACGGCAACAACAATCCACCGGTGTGGTTGTCGATCATGGAAGAGGAAAACAGTCGATTTTCTGCCGGTGCAGCCGACAATGACGACGATCTTCTCGATCCCAGCCGACTGGCCGCACAATTGGCCTCAATACGACAAGCTGCCTCTCAGTATTCCTTCAGTAGTTGA
- the LOC124200949 gene encoding protein phosphatase 1 regulatory subunit 12A-like isoform X1, giving the protein MDHNQILLDAVIEFPSQLLGDNSNGQQQEESLLLPSANQLPISNQNMVEMGKKLLEAASENNLESVKSLMTGGAPFTGNWLGTTPLHAAAKAGHIETVELLLKAGIFRDAKTKVDRTALQMAAEEGYTAIVQMLLEHGADINGKDMLRMTALHWAVERGHRDVVTVLLSYGAEVVSFNKFEKTAMDIACDNGFEDIALQLEAAIFQKNNSKPHIPVGNGRTEAANHNTSIPEINSVKSPTWKTSPEEDALEKLTASTRNSESTSHEALKLLESHGISFLPVDNSTLLTSALESGQSISLTEAGKMALNHLKKDSHPIPRPAQAAPLAKKLKLSSVSTPGHPRVVTITAEQFLAIANRLQNRGSGKPVIISLPKNVALSNQTKIANNKPAVTSSSVAPSKPPASELDSSLPEFVLNQQMSDPLTIEAQTVIKPPQPPLSMPILTEDEPCSDPTSFEVKSTNDQYHDPDPLTVSSEFDLVTSQEVSTPSLDMSSPSSVIETNTTSAINIADCCTPAENSASDERKNHFFKSGQLKGSARTTPMTILCERKRRKSVTLEEVEEEFPSEAVMVASIHSKSIHSQVQQPHQHQPTLNNAAPPLDADDDMFINDESESCHGNNNPPVWLSIMEEENSRFSAGAADNDDDLLDPSRLAAQLASIRQAASQYSFSS; this is encoded by the exons ATGGAtcataatcaaattttattggaTGCTGTG ATAGAATTTCCTTCACAACTTCTTGGGGATAACAGTAATGGCCAACAACAGGAAGAATCCCTCCTTTTACCCTCAGCAAATCAACTGcccatttcaaatcaaaatatggTTGAAATGGGGAAGAAGCTTTTGGAAGCAGCATCAGAAAACAATCTAGAATCAGTCAAATCGCTGATGACGGGTGGAGCACCCTTTACAGGAAACTGG CTTGGTACAACCCCCTTGCAtgcagcagcaaaagcaggACATATTGAAACTGTAGAGTTACTGCTGAAAGCTGGCATATTCAGGGATGCAAAAACCAAAGTTGACCGTACTGCCTTGCAGATGGCAGCCGAAGAAGGTTACACTGCTATTGTTCAAATGCTCCTAGAACATGGTGCAGACATCAATGGTAAAGATATGTTGAGGATGACAGCTCTTCACTGGGCTGTTGAACGCGGTCATCGAGATGTTGTAACCGTTCTTCTTTCATATGGAGCTGAAGTCGTgagttttaataaatttgaaaaaaccgcCATGGACATAGCCTGTGATAATGGCTTTGAAGATATTGCATTGCAACTTGAG gctgcaatatttcaaaagaataatagTAAACCCCATATTCCTGTTGGCAATGGAAGAACGGAAGCCGCTAACCATAATACTAGTATCCCCGAAATTAACTCAGTAAAAAGTCCTACTTGGAAAACTTCTCCCGAAGAAGACGCCTTAGAAAAATTGACTGCCAGCACGCGTAATT CCGAATCAACGTCACACGAAGCTTTGAAACTGCTGGAATCCCACGGCATTTCCTTTTTGCCAGTAGATAATTCTACGTTATTGACTTCAGCCCTTGAAAGCGGACAAAGTATTAGCTTGACCG AAGCTGGGAAAATGgctttaaatcatttaaaaaaagatagcCATCCAATCCCCCGCCCTGCTCAAGCGGCACCGTTGGCAAAGAAACTGAAGCTTTCATCCGTCTCCACTCCTGGCCATCCAAGAGTGGTCACTATAACGGCTGAACAGTTTTTGGCCATTGCCAACCGATTACAAAACAGAGGTTCCGGCAAACCTGTGATTATTTCGCTTCCCAAAAATGTGGCCCTTTCGAACCAAACAAAGATTGCCAACAATAAGCCCGCAGTGACGTCGTCTTCTGTTGCTCCTAGTAAACCACCAGCCTCAGAATTAGATTCATCTTTGCCCGAGTTTGTTCTCAATCAGCAGATGTCTGATCCATTGACGATCGAGGCCCAAACTGTCATTAAACCTCCTCAGCCTCCGTTGAGTATGCCTATACTGACCGAGGATGAACCTTGTTCAGATCCAACCTCATTCGAAGTCAAGAGCACAAATGATCAATATCACGACCCGGATCCTTTGACGGTATCATCCGAGTTTGATTTGGTCACATCTCAAGAAGTCTCTACACCGTCCTTGGACATGTCATCGCCTTCGTCAGTGATTGAAACCAACACCACATCTGCCATTAATATCGCCGATTGTTGTACTCCAGCAGAAAACTCGGCGTCGgacgaaagaaagaatcattttttcaaatccggTCAACTGAAAGGATCGGCTAGGACGACGCCCATGACAATCTTGTGcgaaagaaagaggagaaaatcgGTCACGCTGgaagaagtggaagaagaatttcCAAGTGAAGCGGTGATGGTGGCATCCATTCATTCCAAGTCAATCCATTCGCAAGTCCAGCAGCCACATCAGCATCAGCCGACTTTGAATAATGCTGCACCACCGCTGGATGCTGATGACGACATGTTCATCAATGACGAATCTGAATCTTGTCACGGCAACAACAATCCACCGGTGTGGTTGTCGATCATGGAAGAGGAAAACAGTCGATTTTCTGCCGGTGCAGCCGACAATGACGACGATCTTCTCGATCCCAGCCGACTGGCCGCACAATTGGCCTCAATACGACAAGCTGCCTCTCAGTATTCCTTCAGTAGTTGA
- the LOC124200949 gene encoding GA-binding protein subunit beta-1-like isoform X3: MVEMGKKLLEAASENNLESVKSLMTGGAPFTGNWLGTTPLHAAAKAGHIETVELLLKAGIFRDAKTKVDRTALQMAAEEGYTAIVQMLLEHGADINGKDMLRMTALHWAVERGHRDVVTVLLSYGAEVVSFNKFEKTAMDIACDNGFEDIALQLEAAIFQKNNSKPHIPVGNGRTEAANHNTSIPEINSVKSPTWKTSPEEDALEKLTASTRNSESTSHEALKLLESHGISFLPVDNSTLLTSALESGQSISLTEAGKMALNHLKKDSHPIPRPAQAAPLAKKLKLSSVSTPGHPRVVTITAEQFLAIANRLQNRGSGKPVIISLPKNVALSNQTKIANNKPAVTSSSVAPSKPPASELDSSLPEFVLNQQMSDPLTIEAQTVIKPPQPPLSMPILTEDEPCSDPTSFEVKSTNDQYHDPDPLTVSSEFDLVTSQEVSTPSLDMSSPSSVIETNTTSAINIADCCTPAENSASDERKNHFFKSGQLKGSARTTPMTILCERKRRKSVTLEEVEEEFPSEAVMVASIHSKSIHSQVQQPHQHQPTLNNAAPPLDADDDMFINDESESCHGNNNPPVWLSIMEEENSRFSAGAADNDDDLLDPSRLAAQLASIRQAASQYSFSS; this comes from the exons atggTTGAAATGGGGAAGAAGCTTTTGGAAGCAGCATCAGAAAACAATCTAGAATCAGTCAAATCGCTGATGACGGGTGGAGCACCCTTTACAGGAAACTGG CTTGGTACAACCCCCTTGCAtgcagcagcaaaagcaggACATATTGAAACTGTAGAGTTACTGCTGAAAGCTGGCATATTCAGGGATGCAAAAACCAAAGTTGACCGTACTGCCTTGCAGATGGCAGCCGAAGAAGGTTACACTGCTATTGTTCAAATGCTCCTAGAACATGGTGCAGACATCAATGGTAAAGATATGTTGAGGATGACAGCTCTTCACTGGGCTGTTGAACGCGGTCATCGAGATGTTGTAACCGTTCTTCTTTCATATGGAGCTGAAGTCGTgagttttaataaatttgaaaaaaccgcCATGGACATAGCCTGTGATAATGGCTTTGAAGATATTGCATTGCAACTTGAG gctgcaatatttcaaaagaataatagTAAACCCCATATTCCTGTTGGCAATGGAAGAACGGAAGCCGCTAACCATAATACTAGTATCCCCGAAATTAACTCAGTAAAAAGTCCTACTTGGAAAACTTCTCCCGAAGAAGACGCCTTAGAAAAATTGACTGCCAGCACGCGTAATT CCGAATCAACGTCACACGAAGCTTTGAAACTGCTGGAATCCCACGGCATTTCCTTTTTGCCAGTAGATAATTCTACGTTATTGACTTCAGCCCTTGAAAGCGGACAAAGTATTAGCTTGACCG AAGCTGGGAAAATGgctttaaatcatttaaaaaaagatagcCATCCAATCCCCCGCCCTGCTCAAGCGGCACCGTTGGCAAAGAAACTGAAGCTTTCATCCGTCTCCACTCCTGGCCATCCAAGAGTGGTCACTATAACGGCTGAACAGTTTTTGGCCATTGCCAACCGATTACAAAACAGAGGTTCCGGCAAACCTGTGATTATTTCGCTTCCCAAAAATGTGGCCCTTTCGAACCAAACAAAGATTGCCAACAATAAGCCCGCAGTGACGTCGTCTTCTGTTGCTCCTAGTAAACCACCAGCCTCAGAATTAGATTCATCTTTGCCCGAGTTTGTTCTCAATCAGCAGATGTCTGATCCATTGACGATCGAGGCCCAAACTGTCATTAAACCTCCTCAGCCTCCGTTGAGTATGCCTATACTGACCGAGGATGAACCTTGTTCAGATCCAACCTCATTCGAAGTCAAGAGCACAAATGATCAATATCACGACCCGGATCCTTTGACGGTATCATCCGAGTTTGATTTGGTCACATCTCAAGAAGTCTCTACACCGTCCTTGGACATGTCATCGCCTTCGTCAGTGATTGAAACCAACACCACATCTGCCATTAATATCGCCGATTGTTGTACTCCAGCAGAAAACTCGGCGTCGgacgaaagaaagaatcattttttcaaatccggTCAACTGAAAGGATCGGCTAGGACGACGCCCATGACAATCTTGTGcgaaagaaagaggagaaaatcgGTCACGCTGgaagaagtggaagaagaatttcCAAGTGAAGCGGTGATGGTGGCATCCATTCATTCCAAGTCAATCCATTCGCAAGTCCAGCAGCCACATCAGCATCAGCCGACTTTGAATAATGCTGCACCACCGCTGGATGCTGATGACGACATGTTCATCAATGACGAATCTGAATCTTGTCACGGCAACAACAATCCACCGGTGTGGTTGTCGATCATGGAAGAGGAAAACAGTCGATTTTCTGCCGGTGCAGCCGACAATGACGACGATCTTCTCGATCCCAGCCGACTGGCCGCACAATTGGCCTCAATACGACAAGCTGCCTCTCAGTATTCCTTCAGTAGTTGA